A region from the Sphingopyxis lindanitolerans genome encodes:
- a CDS encoding DoxX family protein, whose protein sequence is MKTRAAGFGRTALRWLLTLAYGYAGYRHLTTPAPFLAITPSWVPQPAFVVAATGVAELAGALGLMIPRLRQAAGWGLALYALCVWPANFHHAFAHVAIGGETLGWWYHGPRLAAQPLIIWWALWASGAVDWPFARKPG, encoded by the coding sequence GTGAAAACGCGCGCCGCCGGGTTTGGGCGCACCGCGCTGCGCTGGCTGCTCACGCTCGCTTATGGCTATGCGGGCTATCGCCACCTCACGACCCCGGCGCCGTTCCTCGCGATCACCCCGTCGTGGGTGCCGCAGCCCGCTTTCGTCGTCGCCGCGACCGGAGTCGCCGAACTGGCGGGCGCGCTCGGGCTGATGATCCCGCGCCTGCGCCAGGCCGCGGGATGGGGCCTCGCGCTCTACGCGCTGTGCGTCTGGCCCGCCAATTTCCACCACGCCTTCGCGCATGTGGCGATCGGCGGCGAAACGCTGGGCTGGTGGTATCACGGCCCGCGCCTCGCCGCGCAGCCGCTGATCATCTGGTGGGCGCTGTGGGCCAGCGGCGCAGTGGATTGGCCGTTTGCGAGAAAACCGGGATAG
- a CDS encoding RNA polymerase sigma factor, whose translation MRFEEELVELLPRLRRFARGLAQGASDADDLCQAAIERALKSREQWQDGTRLDSWMYRITRNLWIDERRAAGRRGIHTPIDEAATQVAGDGAAEVEAGALRGDVDGAMARLPDEQREVVMLVLVEGYAYREAAEILEVPIGTVTSRLARGRETLMHLLGEAA comes from the coding sequence ATGCGCTTTGAAGAGGAACTGGTCGAGCTGCTGCCCCGTCTGCGCCGTTTCGCGCGCGGGCTGGCGCAGGGCGCCAGCGACGCCGACGACCTGTGCCAGGCGGCGATCGAACGCGCCCTGAAATCGCGCGAACAATGGCAAGATGGAACGAGACTGGACAGTTGGATGTACCGCATCACCCGCAATCTCTGGATCGACGAGCGCCGCGCGGCCGGTCGGCGCGGCATTCACACGCCGATCGACGAGGCCGCGACGCAGGTCGCGGGCGACGGCGCCGCCGAGGTCGAGGCGGGAGCGCTGCGCGGCGATGTCGATGGCGCGATGGCCCGGCTTCCCGACGAGCAGCGCGAGGTGGTGATGCTCGTTCTGGTCGAAGGCTATGCCTATCGCGAGGCGGCCGAGATTCTGGAGGTGCCGATCGGCACCGTCACCTCACGTCTGGCGCGCGGCCGGGAGACGCTGATGCATTTGCTGGGAGAGGCGGCATGA
- a CDS encoding FAD-dependent oxidoreductase: MRHVAIVGSGPAGYYTAEALQKADDIAIDVIDRLPVPYGLIRTGVAPDHQSIKAVSRRYEGVALTDNVRFVGHVSVGGDVSIDELTGLYDAVILATGAPHDRPLTIPGADLPGVIGSAAFVGWYNGHPDFAGLDPLLDAPGVVVIGNGNVALDVARILAKAPAEFAGSDIVAHARDALAASAVREVHILGRRGPHQIAMTPKELGELGHLERAAPRVDPADLPPEGDDAMLEPGMRKSVTHLRGFAANPVAKPVTIDFDFFAMPVAIEGDGRVQRVIVERTTLDADLRSHGTGETYAIEAGLVVSCIGYQTPPIPGVPYEHGRGRFASDEGRILPGLYAVGWARRGPSGTIGTNKPDGARIAEMVLDDIGRGAARMGRSGLDALLASRGVAPVTFRDWRRIEAAEVAAAIDGNPREKFTSIEAMLAAIGR; the protein is encoded by the coding sequence ATGCGTCATGTCGCGATCGTCGGGTCGGGTCCGGCGGGATATTATACCGCCGAAGCGCTGCAAAAGGCGGACGATATCGCGATCGACGTTATCGACCGGCTCCCCGTCCCCTATGGCCTGATCCGCACCGGCGTTGCCCCCGACCACCAGTCGATCAAGGCGGTGTCGCGCCGGTACGAGGGCGTCGCACTGACCGACAATGTCCGCTTCGTCGGCCATGTCTCGGTCGGCGGCGACGTCAGCATCGACGAACTCACCGGCCTTTACGACGCGGTCATCCTCGCAACCGGCGCGCCGCACGACCGGCCGCTCACCATCCCCGGCGCCGACCTGCCGGGGGTGATCGGCAGCGCCGCCTTCGTCGGCTGGTACAACGGCCACCCCGATTTCGCGGGCCTCGACCCGCTGCTCGACGCACCGGGCGTGGTGGTGATCGGCAACGGCAATGTCGCGCTCGACGTCGCGCGCATCCTCGCCAAGGCCCCGGCCGAATTCGCGGGCAGCGACATCGTCGCCCATGCCCGCGATGCGCTGGCGGCAAGCGCGGTGCGCGAGGTCCACATCCTCGGTCGCCGCGGCCCGCACCAGATCGCGATGACGCCCAAGGAGCTTGGCGAACTCGGCCATCTCGAGCGCGCCGCTCCCCGCGTCGATCCCGCCGACCTGCCGCCCGAAGGCGACGATGCGATGCTCGAACCCGGCATGCGCAAGTCGGTGACGCACCTCCGCGGTTTCGCGGCCAACCCCGTCGCCAAACCGGTGACGATCGATTTCGATTTCTTCGCCATGCCCGTCGCGATCGAGGGGGATGGCCGCGTCCAGCGGGTCATCGTCGAACGCACGACGCTCGACGCAGACCTGCGCAGCCACGGCACCGGCGAGACCTATGCGATCGAGGCGGGGCTGGTCGTGAGCTGCATCGGCTATCAGACTCCGCCGATCCCCGGCGTGCCTTATGAACATGGCCGCGGCCGCTTCGCGAGCGACGAGGGGCGCATCCTGCCCGGCCTTTATGCCGTCGGCTGGGCGCGGCGCGGGCCGTCGGGGACGATCGGCACCAACAAGCCCGATGGCGCGCGAATCGCCGAAATGGTGCTCGACGACATCGGCCGCGGCGCCGCCAGGATGGGGCGATCGGGACTCGACGCGCTGCTCGCGAGCCGCGGCGTCGCGCCGGTCACCTTTCGCGACTGGCGCCGGATCGAGGCGGCCGAGGTCGCCGCGGCGATCGATGGCAATCCGCGCGAGAAATTCACCAGCATCGAGGCGATGCTCGCCGCGATCGGGCGGTGA
- a CDS encoding TonB-dependent receptor plug domain-containing protein — protein sequence MIHFRTLATSAIALAAIAAFPAQAQDAPDAADTAGNGDDIIVTGTRAAGRSRLDSPAPVDVLSGETLRRQGSTEVGQALATVAPSIDFKRSSAVDGTDAIRPATLRGLSPDQTLVLINGTRAHTSALLNVNGSVGRGSAAVDLNTIPTVALDRIEVLRDGASAQYGSDAIAGVINLRLREAREGGGVSATYGIYATDIDTARGHRSVTGEPVLTVSGWQGIGFGNDGYLTISGEYVDRKPTSRGDFDPRVTPSRVTSRFGDPEVEQATVFANAGVNVTEALQLYGWVGYQDRDSKSAAFPRLATTAAANGVGGIWPDGFLPLINTKSRNLTSAVGLRGDVGEWNVDLNLSYGRNRIAFRTLNSANYSLGASSPTEFYDGAVTYDQWIGGLDVSRKFDIFHSLNLAFGAEWRREGYKIAAGELNSYTGSGAQGFPGFSPDNAVDAHRRNISAYIDIEAELTSRFLVAVAGRVEDYSDFGSTANGKVSARFDATDWFALRGTASTGFRAPSLQQQYYTSITSVVVGGDVLLTGHYPPTNAVAVALGGLPLEPEKSTNFSLGGVVHSGAFSLTVDAYQIKLRNQIALSENIRGTGAVGDPINAILDPLEVQAARFFINGVRSTTKGIDVVANYKARTESLGTLDFTLAANFNDIDVTRVPTSTSTLDPAPTLLGRNRILTLEEGTPRTKITGAIDWAGDLLGATLRTTYYGGVNQPGTAADGSGDILTGKHVITDLELRYQPTKGAQLALGANNLFDVYPDATPAALNSTGVVGYPYYSPFGFNGRYLYARVGLTW from the coding sequence ATGATCCATTTCCGCACCCTCGCGACCAGCGCCATCGCTCTCGCGGCGATCGCCGCCTTTCCCGCGCAGGCGCAGGATGCGCCTGACGCGGCCGATACCGCGGGCAATGGCGACGATATCATCGTCACCGGTACGCGCGCGGCCGGGCGGTCGCGGCTCGACTCGCCGGCGCCGGTCGATGTGCTGAGCGGCGAGACGCTGCGCCGCCAGGGGTCGACCGAGGTCGGGCAAGCGCTGGCGACCGTCGCGCCGTCGATCGACTTCAAGCGGTCGTCGGCGGTCGACGGCACCGATGCGATCCGCCCCGCGACGCTGCGCGGCCTTTCGCCCGACCAGACGCTGGTGCTGATCAACGGCACCCGCGCCCACACCTCGGCGCTGCTCAACGTCAACGGCAGCGTCGGGCGCGGCTCGGCGGCGGTCGACCTCAACACCATCCCCACCGTGGCGCTCGACCGCATCGAGGTGCTGCGTGACGGCGCGTCGGCGCAATATGGTTCGGACGCGATCGCGGGCGTCATCAACCTGCGGCTGCGCGAAGCCCGCGAAGGCGGCGGCGTGTCGGCGACCTATGGCATCTATGCCACCGACATCGACACCGCGCGCGGCCATCGCAGCGTCACCGGCGAACCTGTCCTTACCGTGTCGGGCTGGCAGGGTATCGGCTTCGGCAACGACGGCTATCTCACCATCTCGGGCGAATATGTCGACCGCAAGCCGACGAGCCGCGGCGATTTCGACCCGCGCGTGACCCCGAGCCGCGTCACCAGCCGCTTCGGCGACCCCGAAGTCGAGCAGGCGACGGTCTTCGCCAACGCCGGGGTCAATGTCACCGAGGCTTTGCAGCTCTATGGCTGGGTCGGCTATCAGGACCGCGACAGCAAGAGCGCGGCCTTTCCGCGCCTCGCCACCACGGCCGCCGCGAACGGCGTCGGCGGCATCTGGCCCGACGGCTTCCTGCCGCTGATCAACACCAAGTCGCGTAACCTGACGAGCGCGGTCGGGCTGCGCGGCGATGTCGGCGAATGGAATGTCGACCTGAACCTCAGCTATGGCCGCAACCGCATCGCCTTTCGCACGCTCAATTCGGCGAACTACAGCCTGGGCGCCAGCTCGCCGACCGAATTTTACGACGGCGCGGTCACCTATGACCAGTGGATCGGCGGCCTCGACGTGTCGCGCAAATTCGATATCTTCCACTCGCTGAACCTGGCCTTCGGCGCCGAGTGGCGGCGCGAGGGTTACAAGATCGCGGCGGGCGAACTCAATTCCTATACCGGCAGCGGCGCGCAGGGCTTCCCCGGCTTTTCCCCGGACAATGCGGTCGATGCGCACCGCCGCAACATCAGCGCTTATATCGACATCGAGGCCGAACTGACGTCGCGCTTCCTCGTCGCGGTCGCGGGCCGGGTCGAGGATTATTCGGACTTCGGCTCGACCGCCAACGGCAAGGTGTCGGCGCGCTTCGATGCGACCGACTGGTTCGCGCTGCGCGGCACCGCCTCGACCGGTTTCCGCGCGCCGTCGCTGCAACAGCAATATTATACCTCGATCACCTCGGTGGTGGTCGGCGGCGACGTCCTGCTCACCGGTCACTATCCGCCGACCAACGCCGTTGCGGTGGCGCTTGGCGGGCTGCCGCTCGAGCCCGAGAAATCGACCAACTTCTCGCTCGGCGGGGTGGTCCACAGCGGAGCGTTCAGCCTGACCGTCGACGCCTATCAGATCAAGCTCCGCAACCAGATCGCGCTGTCGGAAAATATCCGCGGCACCGGCGCTGTGGGCGATCCGATCAACGCGATCCTCGATCCGCTCGAAGTCCAGGCGGCGCGCTTCTTCATCAATGGCGTCCGCTCGACGACCAAGGGCATCGACGTCGTCGCCAATTACAAGGCACGGACCGAAAGTCTCGGCACGCTCGACTTCACGCTGGCGGCGAATTTCAACGACATCGACGTGACGCGGGTGCCGACCTCGACCTCGACGCTCGATCCGGCGCCGACGCTGCTCGGCCGCAACCGCATCCTGACGCTGGAGGAGGGCACGCCGCGCACGAAGATCACCGGGGCGATCGACTGGGCGGGCGACCTGCTCGGCGCGACGCTGCGCACGACCTATTATGGCGGGGTCAACCAGCCAGGGACCGCCGCCGACGGATCGGGTGATATATTGACCGGCAAGCATGTGATCACCGATCTCGAACTGCGCTATCAGCCCACCAAGGGCGCGCAGCTCGCGCTCGGTGCGAACAATCTGTTCGACGTCTATCCCGACGCGACACCCGCCGCACTCAACTCGACCGGCGTCGTCGGCTACCCCTATTATTCGCCTTTCGGCTTCAATGGCCGTTATCTCTACGCGCGGGTCGGCCTGACCTGGTAA
- a CDS encoding NAD(P)H-dependent flavin oxidoreductase, with product MAFKTRITEMFDIETPIVMGGMTGVGYGELVAAVANAGALGFITAHMYPTGQALFDEIEATRKLTDKPFGVNLTLLPSINPIPYDDYREAIIASGIKIVETAGRAPTDHLPRFKEEGVKVIHKCTSVRHSVSAVRKGVDVISIDGFECAGHPGEDDVGLVVLLPATVDALPDTPIIASGGMADGRSLVAALALGADAVNMGTRFCATVEARIHANVKQRIVEANELDTVLVGRSLRNTARVARNAVSVEVAEIQRDPTKTFDDVKHLMAGVRGRENVLAGGDVDGGIWTSGQSQALIHDIPTCTDLVANIMRQAASARERLAACGRE from the coding sequence ATGGCTTTCAAGACACGTATCACCGAGATGTTCGATATCGAGACCCCGATCGTCATGGGCGGGATGACCGGCGTGGGCTATGGCGAACTCGTTGCCGCGGTCGCCAATGCGGGCGCGCTGGGTTTCATCACCGCGCACATGTATCCCACCGGCCAGGCGCTGTTCGACGAGATCGAGGCAACGCGAAAGCTTACCGACAAGCCCTTCGGCGTCAATCTGACGCTGCTGCCGTCGATCAATCCCATCCCCTATGACGATTATCGCGAAGCGATCATCGCGAGCGGGATCAAGATCGTCGAGACCGCGGGCCGCGCCCCGACCGACCATCTGCCGCGCTTCAAGGAAGAGGGGGTCAAGGTCATCCACAAATGCACCTCGGTCCGTCACTCGGTGTCGGCGGTGCGAAAGGGCGTCGACGTGATCAGCATCGACGGCTTCGAATGCGCCGGACATCCGGGCGAGGACGATGTCGGGCTCGTCGTGCTGCTGCCCGCGACGGTCGACGCGCTCCCCGACACGCCGATCATCGCCTCGGGCGGGATGGCCGACGGGCGCAGCCTGGTCGCCGCGCTCGCGCTCGGCGCCGACGCGGTCAACATGGGCACGCGCTTTTGCGCGACGGTCGAGGCAAGGATACACGCCAATGTGAAGCAGCGCATCGTCGAGGCGAACGAACTCGACACCGTGCTCGTCGGCCGGTCGCTGCGCAACACCGCGCGCGTCGCGAGGAACGCGGTGTCGGTCGAGGTCGCCGAAATTCAGCGCGATCCGACCAAGACCTTCGACGACGTCAAGCATTTGATGGCGGGCGTGCGCGGGCGCGAGAATGTGCTGGCGGGCGGCGATGTCGATGGCGGCATCTGGACCAGCGGCCAAAGCCAGGCGCTGATCCACGATATTCCGACCTGTACCGACCTTGTCGCCAACATCATGCGCCAGGCGGCATCCGCCCGCGAGCGCCTGGCCGCCTGCGGCCGCGAATAG
- a CDS encoding S8 family serine peptidase: MRLWTALLTTLCLLLAGIGPRADAQLALPQVQIPDAARSLPQWPDLNTEPLISAVDRLPQIRLDRITALLRGHRESIELDERGEPAVRGILVASGIDAAMIARAGEAGFALLDREYIAGLDLDIARFHVPKGRSLTRARKQLAKLLPDAGIDVDNLYFASGPGGALPQAALATATGGGAAKLGLIDGGVAAHPSIAGRVEQRGFATGAPSASRHGTAIASLLVGNGPVRGAAPGRRLLAADVYGTDPAGGNASAIARALGWLVESGVAVTTISLVGPDNRLLAAAVTRARQRGMLIVAAVGNDGPAAPPAYPASYPGVFAVTGVDAKGRALPEAGRALHIDFAAPGDAVLAATGVNSADRLRGTSFAAPLVAGRLALHYPAPSIEAIGPAVAALVMEALDLGKKGRDKVYGHGLICGACGGR; the protein is encoded by the coding sequence ATGAGACTCTGGACTGCCCTGCTGACGACGCTTTGCCTCCTGCTCGCCGGGATCGGGCCACGCGCGGACGCGCAGCTTGCCTTGCCGCAAGTCCAGATCCCCGACGCCGCGCGCAGTTTGCCGCAATGGCCCGACCTGAATACCGAACCCTTGATTTCGGCGGTGGACAGACTGCCGCAGATTCGGCTCGACCGGATCACCGCGCTGTTGCGCGGCCATCGCGAAAGCATCGAACTCGACGAACGCGGTGAGCCCGCGGTGCGCGGCATCCTCGTCGCGAGCGGGATCGACGCGGCGATGATCGCGCGCGCGGGCGAGGCAGGCTTTGCCCTGCTCGACCGCGAATATATCGCGGGGCTCGACCTCGATATCGCGCGCTTTCACGTCCCGAAGGGGCGCAGCCTGACGCGCGCGCGCAAGCAACTGGCAAAGCTTCTCCCCGACGCCGGGATCGATGTCGACAATCTCTATTTCGCCAGCGGCCCGGGCGGGGCATTGCCGCAGGCCGCACTCGCGACGGCCACGGGCGGCGGCGCGGCAAAGCTCGGCCTGATCGACGGCGGCGTCGCCGCGCATCCATCGATCGCGGGGCGCGTGGAGCAGCGCGGCTTTGCGACGGGGGCGCCGTCGGCGAGCCGCCACGGGACGGCCATCGCCTCGCTGCTCGTCGGGAACGGACCGGTGCGGGGTGCCGCGCCCGGACGACGCCTGCTCGCCGCCGATGTCTATGGCACCGACCCTGCGGGCGGCAATGCGAGTGCGATCGCCCGCGCGCTGGGCTGGCTGGTGGAGAGCGGCGTCGCGGTGACGACGATCAGCCTCGTCGGCCCCGACAACAGGCTGCTTGCGGCTGCGGTGACGCGAGCGCGACAGCGCGGGATGCTGATCGTCGCGGCGGTCGGCAACGACGGCCCCGCCGCGCCGCCCGCCTATCCGGCATCCTATCCCGGTGTATTCGCGGTGACGGGGGTCGATGCGAAAGGCCGCGCGCTTCCCGAGGCGGGGCGTGCGCTCCACATCGACTTCGCGGCGCCTGGGGACGCGGTGCTGGCGGCAACCGGCGTGAATTCCGCCGACCGGCTGCGCGGCACCTCTTTCGCGGCGCCGCTCGTCGCGGGCCGGCTTGCGCTTCACTATCCCGCGCCCTCGATCGAAGCCATCGGCCCCGCCGTCGCCGCCCTCGTCATGGAGGCGCTCGATCTCGGCAAAAAGGGTCGCGACAAAGTCTATGGTCACGGCCTGATCTGCGGCGCGTGCGGCGGGCGCTGA
- a CDS encoding anti-sigma factor family protein, translating into MSFDLATIAAFVDGELDDLTARRIEREAESDPALAAEIARHRALKAELTAHFAPALQEAVPDRLRMLLVDSKVDTSLAGRRDAKSARFAPIHWGAIAASLALGLAIGLKPWLPAADVTSANGTLVASGPLARALDTQLASNQSADAEVRIGLSFRDKRGRYCRSFEGAALSGIGCRDGDRWALERALRGNVKRDYRQASSGALATDVAAMLAGDPFDAAAERAARDRGWSN; encoded by the coding sequence ATGAGCTTCGACCTCGCCACCATCGCCGCCTTTGTCGATGGCGAACTCGACGATCTGACCGCGCGCCGGATCGAGCGCGAGGCCGAGAGCGATCCGGCGCTGGCGGCAGAGATCGCGCGGCACCGCGCGCTGAAGGCAGAACTGACGGCGCATTTCGCGCCGGCCCTGCAAGAAGCGGTTCCCGACAGGCTCCGGATGTTGCTCGTCGACAGCAAGGTCGATACCAGCCTTGCTGGCCGCCGCGACGCGAAATCCGCTCGCTTTGCACCGATCCATTGGGGCGCGATCGCGGCGTCGCTGGCGCTGGGACTGGCGATCGGCCTGAAGCCGTGGCTGCCCGCGGCCGACGTGACCAGTGCGAACGGCACGCTGGTCGCCTCGGGTCCGCTTGCCCGGGCCCTCGACACGCAGCTCGCCTCGAACCAGTCCGCCGATGCCGAGGTGCGGATCGGCCTGAGTTTTCGAGATAAGCGGGGCCGCTATTGCCGCAGCTTCGAGGGGGCCGCGCTTTCCGGCATCGGATGCCGCGACGGGGATCGCTGGGCGCTCGAACGCGCGCTGCGCGGGAATGTCAAAAGAGACTATCGACAGGCCTCCTCGGGCGCGCTGGCGACCGACGTGGCGGCGATGCTGGCGGGCGACCCCTTCGACGCCGCCGCGGAACGCGCCGCGCGCGACCGGGGCTGGTCCAACTGA
- a CDS encoding amidohydrolase family protein: protein MNKLVSVLLAALALLPLPAGAKERADLLIRHATIVDVAGARLIPDQAVATRGDAIVAVGGDADIAKAWTAGRTIDGGQRFLIPGLWDMHVHFGGGPALVEENKALLPLYIAHGITTVRDASGDLPDEVLAWRGEIASGRLFGPTLLSSGPKIEGIKPVWKGTIETGSKADVDAAVTKLKGLGVDFVKITDSTMKPDLFLYAIGKVRAAGLRVSGHIPLALTVDQAVDAGISSIEHIGYAYKAGVKGEAAIAADFAAGRIDRAEAYRRLDAGFDPDTATAAYRKLAAKGVYVTPTLNGSRVIAYLDQDDHTSDDYLGLIGPGLRATYAWRVERAAKADAAAIAARHAEYEHEASVLPMLQAAGVTIMAGTDAGFLNSFNYPGIALHQELAIFVDKGLTPAQALATATRAGPAWFGKLDHYGAVEAGKTADLVLLDRNPLADIGATRAIRVVVVRGTAYDRAALDTMLADTRAKVAAWNAEASRSAGKVE, encoded by the coding sequence ATGAACAAACTGGTGTCCGTCCTGCTCGCGGCGCTTGCCCTGCTGCCGCTACCCGCCGGTGCGAAGGAGCGGGCCGACCTGCTGATCCGCCACGCGACCATCGTCGATGTCGCGGGCGCGCGGCTGATCCCCGATCAGGCGGTCGCGACCAGGGGCGACGCGATCGTCGCGGTCGGCGGCGATGCCGACATCGCCAAGGCATGGACCGCCGGGCGCACGATCGACGGCGGCCAGCGCTTCCTCATCCCTGGTCTGTGGGACATGCACGTCCATTTCGGCGGCGGCCCGGCGCTGGTCGAGGAGAATAAGGCGCTGCTGCCGCTCTATATCGCGCACGGCATCACGACGGTGCGCGACGCCTCGGGCGATCTGCCGGACGAGGTGCTGGCATGGCGCGGCGAGATTGCGAGCGGCAGACTGTTCGGCCCGACGCTGCTGAGTTCAGGCCCCAAGATCGAAGGCATCAAGCCGGTCTGGAAGGGCACGATCGAAACGGGGTCAAAGGCCGATGTCGATGCGGCGGTGACGAAGCTCAAGGGCCTCGGCGTCGATTTCGTCAAGATCACCGACAGCACGATGAAGCCCGACCTGTTCCTCTATGCGATCGGCAAGGTCCGCGCCGCGGGCCTGCGCGTTTCGGGCCATATCCCGCTCGCGCTCACCGTCGATCAGGCGGTCGATGCCGGGATCAGTTCGATCGAGCATATCGGCTATGCCTATAAGGCGGGGGTGAAGGGCGAAGCGGCGATCGCCGCCGACTTCGCCGCCGGGCGCATCGACCGGGCCGAGGCCTATCGCCGGCTCGACGCGGGTTTCGACCCCGATACCGCGACTGCCGCCTATCGCAAGCTCGCCGCGAAGGGCGTGTACGTCACGCCGACGCTGAACGGCAGCCGCGTCATCGCCTATCTCGACCAGGACGATCACACGTCGGACGATTATCTCGGCCTGATCGGGCCGGGCCTGCGCGCGACCTATGCGTGGCGCGTCGAGCGCGCCGCCAAGGCCGACGCCGCCGCGATCGCCGCGCGCCACGCCGAATATGAGCATGAGGCGTCGGTGCTGCCGATGCTGCAGGCCGCCGGCGTCACGATCATGGCCGGCACCGACGCGGGCTTCCTCAATTCGTTCAACTACCCCGGCATCGCGCTGCACCAGGAACTCGCGATCTTCGTCGACAAGGGGCTGACCCCCGCACAGGCCCTCGCCACGGCAACCCGCGCCGGCCCGGCCTGGTTCGGCAAGCTCGATCATTATGGCGCGGTCGAGGCGGGCAAGACGGCCGACCTCGTGCTGCTCGACCGCAATCCGCTCGCCGACATCGGCGCGACGCGCGCGATCCGCGTGGTGGTGGTGCGCGGGACCGCCTATGACCGCGCGGCGCTCGACACGATGCTCGCCGACACGCGCGCCAAGGTCGCGGCGTGGAACGCCGAGGCATCCCGATCAGCGGGAAAGGTCGAATGA